The following are from one region of the Paenibacillus bovis genome:
- the xylB gene encoding xylulokinase → MSYVIGVDLGTSAVKTVLVNKQGQVAFETSESYPLSQPKPGYSEQNPEDWVEQTLVSLGRLLEVSGVPAEEIQGMSFSGQMHGLVLLDQDHQVVRPAILWNDTRTTSQCRRIEQKLGGELLQIARNRALEGFTLPKILWVQEHEPDNWSRAALFLLPKDYVRYRLTGDLAMDYSDAAGTLLLDITAKSWSETIATAFDLPLSLCPRLVESFDDVGGLLPEVRERTGLGETTRVYAGGADNACGAIGAGILSEGQTMCSIGTSGVVLSYEERKDLDFEGKVHFFNHGEKDAFYIMGVTLAAGYSLEWFRSTFGKELSFEALLSGVDEITAGADGLLFTPYIVGERTPHPDADIRGSFIGMDASHRLPHFARAVLEGITFSLRESIDILRESGKQITEVISIGGGARNETWLQMQADIFNARVVRLENEQGPAMGAAMLAAYGSGWFDSLADCAAAFLRTSKSYEPDPDRAEQYNQLFVIYQEIYNQTADLNRRLAAFRG, encoded by the coding sequence ATGAGCTACGTTATTGGAGTAGATCTGGGGACCAGCGCTGTCAAAACGGTGCTGGTCAACAAGCAGGGGCAGGTGGCATTTGAGACATCGGAGTCGTATCCGCTATCCCAACCCAAGCCGGGATACAGCGAACAGAATCCCGAAGATTGGGTAGAGCAGACGCTGGTCTCGCTGGGCAGACTGCTGGAGGTATCCGGCGTACCGGCAGAAGAGATACAAGGCATGAGCTTCTCCGGACAGATGCATGGATTGGTATTGCTGGATCAGGATCATCAAGTGGTCCGTCCGGCGATCCTGTGGAATGATACACGTACCACTTCCCAGTGCCGTCGGATCGAACAGAAGCTGGGTGGAGAATTGCTGCAAATTGCCCGTAATCGTGCGCTTGAAGGGTTTACTTTACCCAAAATACTGTGGGTACAGGAACACGAACCGGATAACTGGAGCCGGGCAGCCCTGTTCCTGCTGCCCAAGGATTATGTACGCTATCGGCTGACCGGTGATCTGGCGATGGATTATTCGGATGCGGCAGGTACGCTGCTGCTCGATATTACCGCCAAGTCTTGGAGCGAAACGATTGCTACTGCGTTTGATCTGCCATTATCTCTTTGTCCGCGTCTGGTAGAGTCTTTTGACGATGTAGGCGGACTGCTGCCGGAGGTCCGGGAGCGTACAGGTCTTGGTGAGACTACGCGTGTCTATGCGGGTGGCGCGGATAATGCTTGCGGTGCGATCGGAGCAGGCATTCTAAGCGAAGGCCAGACGATGTGCAGTATCGGTACCTCCGGGGTTGTGTTGTCCTATGAAGAACGCAAGGATCTGGATTTTGAAGGTAAAGTTCATTTCTTTAACCATGGGGAAAAAGATGCCTTTTATATCATGGGCGTAACGCTGGCTGCTGGTTACAGTCTGGAATGGTTCCGCAGCACATTTGGCAAAGAACTATCATTTGAAGCCTTGCTGTCAGGCGTGGACGAGATTACTGCCGGAGCCGATGGACTGCTGTTTACGCCGTATATTGTCGGCGAACGTACACCACATCCGGATGCAGATATCCGGGGCAGCTTTATCGGTATGGATGCATCGCATCGTCTGCCGCATTTTGCCCGTGCTGTGCTGGAAGGTATTACGTTCTCCCTGCGGGAATCGATCGATATCTTGCGGGAGTCCGGCAAACAGATTACCGAAGTGATCTCCATAGGCGGCGGTGCTCGTAATGAGACCTGGCTGCAGATGCAGGCGGATATTTTCAATGCACGGGTAGTCCGGCTGGAGAATGAGCAGGGACCTGCGATGGGAGCTGCTATGCTGGCTGCTTACGGCAGCGGCTGGTTCGATTCGCTGGCAGATTGCGCTGCAGCGTTCCTGCGCACTTCCAAATCGTATGAACCCGATCCGGACCGGGCAGAGCAGTATAACCAGCTATTTGTCATTTATCAGGAGATTTACAATCAGACGGCTGACCTGAACCGGCGGCTGGCTGCTTTTAGAGGATAA